One window of the Babesia microti strain RI chromosome IV, complete genome genome contains the following:
- a CDS encoding BMN2 family protein (overlaps_old_locusTagID:BBM_III09995), with the protein MTVTTIALTVSIVSYIHGSPSNGLYESNLFYTEGYGKYLTSPTKIKTIEFGGYKFEFDDDTLPVTSITKIDVITYDDKPILFEFISDKDRPYRRFYYYTLDSKTNKLYNYVTAETGYNVEDSSGLKYYTELSKSGINDVLQDLDKNIDESNIEHLKTSYVTKGLNIAIEVYSNRVVEQIKSIKVVTPVELFDYKTEVPIESVDHESRDNSLAEVEEDGKAVQVGTQPVYEVNDGAHNPSAQVLSQNNIIETLDDKSKVTHLRNAGSEKIRV; encoded by the coding sequence atgaCAGTAACAACTATCGCATTGACTGTTTCAATCGtatcatatatacatgGTTCTCCATCAAATGGCCTCTATGAATCTAACCTTTTTTACACGGAAGGTTAtggcaaatatttgacTAGTCCGACTAAGATAAAGacaattgaatttggaGGTTATAAATTCGAGTTTGATGATGATACATTGCCTGTAACATCTATAACAAAAATCGATGTAATAACATATGATGATAAACCgattttatttgaatttatttcaGATAAGGATCGTCCATACAGAAGATTTTACTACTATACTTTGGATAGtaaaactaataaattatataattatgtcaCTGCAGAAACTGGATATAATGTTGAGGATTCGAGTGGTCTAAAATACTACACTGAATTAAGTAAATCGGGAATAAATGATGTTTTACAAGATTTGGATAAAAACATTGATGAAAGTAATATCGAGCATTTGAAGACATCATATGTAACAAAAGGATTAAATATTGCGATTGAAGTTTATTCAAACAGAGTCgttgaacaaattaaatcGATAAAGGTAGTTACTCCAGTTGAATTATTCGATTATAAAACTGAAGTTCCAATTGAGTCTGTAGATCATGAATCGCGTGATAATTCATTGGCCGAAGTAGAGGAGGATGGAAAAGCTGTACAAGTTGGGACTCAACCTGTGTATGAGGTAAATGATGGTGCTCATAACCCATCTGCACAAGTGTTATCACagaataatattattgagACCTTGGATGATAAATCTAAAGTTACTCATTTGAGAAATGCTGGCAGTGAGAAAATTCGTGTTTAA
- a CDS encoding asparagine synthase (glutamine-hydrolysing) (overlaps_old_locusTagID:BBM_III10000) gives MCGIWVYLHKLSKPPSLSYGDIYNAFMSLSPRGPERSNFYKISKYGLYIGFHRLGIIEPIVKADQPIIYESEDKFIYSICNGEIYNFKELQKRYDISVETQSDCDIFIQIYQLIGFNALVKELIGEFALCICDIDKKTRRVKLFVSRDPAGIRPLYITGNEDEIVLTSELKGSPFLKRGYKVMQFPPRYCIEFSNECSNLFDVPFKKAFNYIDFKKIEIGLNDEEIVKVQIRETLSDAVRCRLFTDRPLACLLSGGLDSSIVASISSKYFKDNNAVLNTYSIGMPDSTDEYYAKLVANYIGSNHTHLTIKESEWLEIIPKVVFVTETYDVTTIRATVGQYLISKWISENTDIKVLLIGDGSDELCAGYMYFHEAPDPRSLHLENVRLVEDIHHYDVQRADRGISNNGLEARVPFLDHRFIKLYLSIDPLLRMPSAKGMEKWILRESFANGYLPNEVLTRHKEAFSDAVSPLNKSWHSIIQNYVDRKISDEYFVTNKHKYTHCVPLTKEALFYRELFEFYYGNSEETAKTVPYYWLPKWVDEDSEPSARVLKVYKATKL, from the coding sequence atgtgtGGAATCTGGGTCTATCTTCATAAACTCTCGAAACCCCCTTCGCTCAGTTATGGAGATATATACAATGCATTTATGAGCTTAAGCCCAAGAGGCCCTGAACgatcaaatttttacaaaatcaGTAAATATGGATTGTATATTGGATTTCATAGACTTGGAATTATAGAACCAATAGTCAAAGCTGATCAACctataatttatgaatcagaagataaatttatttactcAATATGCAATGGagaaatttataatttcaaagaATTGCAGAAAAGATACGATATTTCGGTGGAAACACAATCAGATTGtgacatatttatacagaTATATCAGCTTATTGGATTTAACGCATTGGTGAAAGAGTTAATTGGAGAGTTTGCATTGTGCATATgtgatattgataaaaaaacACGGCGagtcaaattatttgtatccAGAGATCCGGCTGGCATTAGaccattatatataactgGAAACGAAGATGAGATTGTTTTAACATCTGAATTGAAGGGATCTCCATTCTTAAAACGGGGGTATAAAGTTATGCAGTTTCCACCAAGATATTGTATTGAATTTAGTAACGAATGtagtaatttatttgatgttCCATTCAAAAAAGCGttcaattatattgattttaaaaaaattgaaattgggTTAAATGATGAGGAAATTGTAAAGGTTCAAATTAGAGAAACTTTAAGTGATGCTGTGCGCTGTAGATTATTTACTGATAGGCCCTTGGCCTGTTTGTTGTCTGGGGGATTGGATAGTAGTATAGTTGCAagtatatcatcaaaatatttcaaagaCAATAATGCTGTATTGAATACATACAGTATTGGAATGCCAGACTCAACCGATGAATATTATGCCAAATTGGTTGCCAATTACATTGGGAGTAATCACACTCACTTGACAATAAAAGAGAGCGAGTGGCTTGAGATCATTCCAAAGGTGGTATTTGTAACTGAGACTTATGACGTTACCACAATTAGAGCAACGGTCGGCCAATATTTAATCTCCAAATGGATATCCGAAAACACGGATATTAAAGTATTACTGATTGGCGATGGCAGTGATGAGTTGTGTGCTGGTTATATGTATTTCCATGAAGCGCCGGATCCACGATCTTTGCATTTGGAAAACGTAAGATTGGTTGAAGACATACATCACTATGATGTACAAAGGGCGGATAGGGGgatatcaaataatggCCTAGAAGCAAGAGTACCATTTTTGGATCACAGATTTATCAAACTTTACCTTTCAATAGACCCGTTGTTGCGTATGCCTTCGGCTAAGGGAATGGAGAAATGGATACTTAGAGAATCTTTTGCCAATGGTTACCTCCCCAATGAGGTATTGACGAGACATAAAGAAGCGTTTTCTGACGCGGTATCACCATTAAATAAATCTTGGCATTCAATCATCCAAAATTATGTTGATAGAAAGATTAGTGATGAGTATTTTGTGACAAACAAACATAAGTACACACACTGTGTGCCTCTCACCAAAGAGGCTCTGTTTTACAGAGAATTATTCGAGTTTTACTATGGGAATTCCGAAGAAACAGCCAAGACTGTACCATATTATTGGTTACCCAAGTGGGTTGACGAAGATTCAGAGCCTTCGGCTAGAGTATTAAAGGTTTATAAAGCTACCAAGTTGTAA
- a CDS encoding hypothetical protein (overlaps_old_locusTagID:BBM_III10005) yields the protein MEGKGGTLKGALTYPLFFFSSLALTLYIPICCIMPIRVAEHFCVDNFIDSTILSYSIANTTVSAIISFFGGMKYGHYIFCLSLGSNSLIFATFMIVIKFVEGNTGKYLYIILMSFSGAFHALGYTTSVPIALKMYSPNGSSFNFGLLSGFVSFAFIFEYIEKTFNFDDRDEALKILLIFHSVPIILSIIITPIVYYLITIKFIVPDTSTSGNGFFVAINGIKKAYPASLSACLSIGVEIFFIPAIIPYAIGVNIDDAICIIKYDSVSMLVSSLFAFILSSLSQQNTNDDGRTEYKHGVDSKLFYFVLCFLTLTRIALLIPALFFDEERDRSVLTNYIKCIVLYSGFVHGISVGLGFDGIFPLNVTGLIKDGTDNESYKSGVSSAVRAAELTAILFSCSITFASICTKLYFLINK from the coding sequence atggaaGGCAAAGGTGGAACACTTAAAGGGGCGTTAACTTATCCTCTATTTTTCTTTTCCTCGCTTGCATTAACCTTATATATCCCAATTTGCTGTATTATGCCAATACGTGTAGCTGAACATTTCTGCGTTGATAACTTCATCGATAGCACCATTTTGTCTTATTCAATCGCCAACACGACTGTATCCGCTATAATTTCGTTTTTTGGGGGGATGAAATATGGGCATTACATCTTTTGTTTATCATTGGGGTCTAACTCGTTAATATTTGCCACGTTTATGAtagtaattaaatttgtagaaGGAAACActggtaaatatttgtatataattttaatgtcATTTTCTGGAGCCTTTCATGCCTTGGGATACACAACTTCAGTGCCCATTGCTTTGAAGATGTACAGTCCTAATGGGAGTTCGTTTAATTTTGGATTGCTATCTGGATTTGTCTCATTCGCgttcatttttgaatacATTGAAAAAACCTTCAACTTTGATGATAGAGACGAGGCGTTGAAGATACTTTTGATTTTTCATTCGGTTCCAATCATATTAAGTATTATCATCACGCCTATTGTGTATTATCTCAtaactattaaatttattgtacCAGATACCAGTACTAGCGGGAATGGATTTTTTGTTGCCATTAATGGAATTAAAAAGGCTTATCCTGCCTCACTTAGTGCATGCTTGTCCATTGGCGTTgagatatttttcattCCTGCAATTATACCATATGCAATCGGCGTAAACATAGATGATGCCATTTGTATTATCAAATACGACTCCGTTTCCATGCTAGTTTCCTCATTATTTGCCTTCATCCTATCAAGTTTATCACAGCAAAATACTAATGATGATGGGAGAACTGAGTATAAGCATGGCGTTGACTCCAAACTGTTCTACTTTGTGCTTTGTTTTTTGACTCTTACTAGGATTGCACTATTAATACCCGCACTTTTCTTTGATGAGGAAAGAGATCGCAGCGTATTGACCAATTACATCAAGTGTATTGTGCTTTATAGTGGATTTGTACATGGCATTTCTGTAGGCCTGGGATTCGACGGTATTTTTCCACTCAATGTTACTGGATTAATTAAGGACGGAACTGATAATGAATCATACAAATCAGGCGTCTCCAGTGCAGTCAGAGCTGCAGAGCTCACTGCGATTTTGTTTTCATGCAGTATCACGTTTGCCTCTATATGTACCAAATTATACTTTCTCATTAATAAGTAA